A segment of the Populus alba chromosome 9, ASM523922v2, whole genome shotgun sequence genome:
GACCCAAATCGTAAAACAATTCCTGGATTGACCACACACGTGTTAAGCCAACCTCAAATTCACACGTGTCCGAGAGTGATCTGAAACCCCAAATCCCCAATCCATGAATAAAATCAAGTACAAAACTACATCTAGGGTTTTAGacaaagcgaaaaaaaaaaaatccaaattaaagaATCGGGGATTCAAAAAAATcgaaatcaaaagcaaaaatgTTTCCAGGATTGTTTATGAAAAAACCAGACAAAGCAGAGGCTTTGAAGCAGTTGAGGTCACACGTGGCCATGTTTGGTGCCTGGGTTGTTGTGCTCCGTGTCACTCCTTATGTTCTTCATTACCTCTCTCATGAAAAGGATGAGCTCAAGCTAGAGTTCTAGATCCCACCTTTCTTTCTGAAGGTAATCAAATTCTCTTaactttcttcttgtttttggttTATTAGACTTTTCTGGGAGatgtgtttttgttaattttaggatcGATGGGAATCggatttagtttagtttttggATTCTTTGACAGTTTTGGGAGATGGTTATTACTTTGATTTGCTGTTTGTCTGGGCGATAGGAGTTTCAATTGTCACTCAAAAGAAACCCCTTCTGGGTTTAAAAGGTCGGATTGGgttattaagtgtttttttttaattatttttttatgaacgaGTGTATTGAAATTTTACTGCTTAAATCTATGATGTGGGCCTTTTCTATTTACgatcttaataaatttttctttataaataaaagaaatagatcAATCACTTGAATGCTTAGAGTTGAAATCGTGACTTTGCTTGTTCAGTGAGGTGATACTTGTGCTTCGATATTTGAGTTAGCATGTAATGCTATGCTGCAAATGTGATTTTATGGACTGTTGGAAATAATTCTGAATTGAAGTTTGAAATAATGGTCCATAAACATTGAATTGAAGGGCTAATGTGAGTTTAGAATGATGACTCATTTTTCTTCCTTGGGTTTGGTTGAAGAAGCCTGTGGCGAGCAGTGGGTGAAGTAGAGAGGAGAGGAAGATGAAGTGAGGGTATCAGTCAAATTATCCTCCAGGTATTTACAGGAAGGAACAGTGAATTTTGGCAGTTATTCGTTGATCATAAAAAATGGTGTTTAGAATGAAATGATGGGACGTTTTTAGTGAGGGGATCTGTTCCATTTGAAATTGAATATGATGGTCAAGTTCAATGTGGAGGATTTCGTTTGGTTTAATGTCAGCTGAATTCTTCAGGTCAAAAAGGAATTTATGAAGTTTACTGACATCAGTTATCTTTTTAATTGTCAAATTAATGAACACAGCAATGCGGTGCTGTTGTCCTCCTGGACCTCCTGGTTCCTAGGTGGTTCATTCTGGTCATAAACCAAAGTCATTTAGAAatgttttatcttttgttttttaatattgatgtcCTGGTAGTGTTGTCTTTTGAGCATTGTTGGTTCGTTTTGTGCAATGCTTCAACTTGTATGGTGCTTACAGTCAATCTCAGAGCTGGCTTGCTCAGTAGGCCTTTTTCCTTGACAAATAAGAGGAGAATTAGATGTCGGGGGCCATTTTAGGCACTGATTGCATTTTAGTTTCCATTAAGAAATTGCTCTAATGCCCAAGCTATTTATAGTAATTTGATGGGTTGCAAAATTAATGGCATACTGCCTAGTTAGTATGTAAAGCACATTGATCAATTACTTACTAATTTAGTTGTACAGAATCCCAGGGAGCTTTAGATAGCGCCTCACCCTGCATTTGCTTGAGCTCCTTATTATTTGTTTCACCAGCTCGCTAAACAGTCCAGGGAACGTTTTTGCCTGCATTGTTGcctttgtcattttttattttgtgctgGCACATGCACACTCATAAGGTTTTCGAGTTCTATTTTTAATGTCTACTGAGCAGTGATGATATTTGCACCATAGTATTACTTTAAGTTGATGCCTATTATTGTGCATTGAAGGTGATAGTGTGTATTTCTGTGAAGTATCGTGAAaccttttttcatttataagtGTCAGTTATATTTATAAGTGTCAGTTATATTCTGCTGTCCATTAAGGCCAGTAAATTGGTTCAGACTTCTGAATGGCGATGTTAGTCAAGTTCACTGGCTTGTTTAAGTTTTTACTTGTTAATTCGTTATCATTGCTTGTTGCAAAACATTTAACATGCTTTCAGTCtcgttatttttggattttttttagagatttttttcaatagttGTTAATTTGCACACCATATTGTAAGCTTGAAATTGCTAGAAAAAACCATAGATAAACTCGATGTCTTATTTCCAGGTTCCAGTGtcacaaattgtttttaatttctttatcttatTGTACTgatgttatatttatttgatctaTTTTTCTTCTGCTGCAGTGGTCCTGGAGGAGACGAATTCTGTTGAGATGAAGATGAGTGTCCGAGCTCCATctattttatttccttcttcttcagcTGAAAGCACGTGAAGTTATCTTGTACTTGCATTAGGTCATCTTTTCTAGCTTCTTATGATTTTGGAGTTTCAATACTTTGATATTATTTAATGGCTGGTTGATGTATTTATTCCGTGGAATATACTTAGGTGaaagaattttatttcttaGGAGGAATGCTTTACGTGTTATTTCTGAATGGTGTTCTCTGCCCGGAGGCCACTCGGGGCAGAAACCACTGGTCCATATAAGCAATTTAGTGAAGATAGTTGATTGATTTCCATGTTAAATTAGACTAAGAAGGTGGCTAAAATGGGTTTGACTCCCGAAAGGGAAAGGCTCAATGAAGGAGAAGACATGCTGGCCAATGAGTGGCTGAACAGTAGAACAACATGCAAACAACCAATAACGAGTTGCCGACAGGTCCAACCATGCCAGGTCAGCAGGGCAAGCTTTATCCCGCGCTGTGCTGTGTTGAACCAGCATGATTTGAGCTGTTTTACTTTTTGCTATGCTATGCTTcaatgaaaatagaaaataccAGACTCTCTAGGCACGCTAACATGGTATCTCACTGTTTACTATTTTTGTGCACAAGGACGATTCACCAGCATTGCTTCCTTTTAGTCCTTGCTTTCCCACTAACAAGGGAGTCAATAAAGGCATGACAAGTGGCGGGTCCACAACCCTCCAAATAAAGCCCTGGTTCACCTTTCTCTCCTAGCCATCCATGCATTGTTTTGACTACCgagatttaattatttcttaatgcCTTGAAAATTTTGTGAAGTGCTTTCTGGTCCCACCCCCTCGCGGCCCACGATGCTCCTCAACagtaaaataacaattaaaggaaaaaaataatagaaagaaGACTGTTGTAGTGCTATAGCAAATTCcttgagttgattttttgtaTGGATAAATTCGAGTAAAAATCAAGCTATGCTTCGAATTATATGAAGAATAAAGATGAGTTTCTTGAAAGTAAATTCTACCTCTCCTGATCATGAATTTTGTGGTGCCCAGCTAAAATGCTAATTTAGTGGAGGTtaggattgttttttaaaataattttttatttaaaaatatattaaaattgattttttttttgtttttaacatgaatacattaaaactatcataaaatatttttaaaaaatattaatttaatattttttaaaaaaaatatataaaaacagaaaTGATGTCAAGCACCCATAATCTTGATGTATTTATTAACAATAacgaaattaatttatatatcaatGCCTTGTATTCAAgtttaaaaggaaataaatagttttttttacataaatatatcattttaaacatGAATAACGTACTTAAAATCAATCTATATTTAATCTTGATGCCCTAACCtccatgataaataaaaaattgcccTAACCTCACTCTTTAAacgaaaaagaagaagtaagaCCAAGTTTTCTTGAGCAATTAACTACTAAATAGTATTCAGTCACCATAAACAGCATCTCCATTACACTCATCCTTCCTTCTTCCCTCCTACAAAAACTAATTGCAGTTGACCTCCAGAATTCTGTGACGTTTCCTTGAACACCAATTCTTCCTCCTCTCCATCTCTGTCTTTGGCAATTTCTCAGTTTAGGCAAGAAAAGGCCAAGAATGTTGATCAAATCCTCGGCATAACACGCACACGTTATAGACCTTTGGGTTGATTTAGATGAAAAGTCTCTTGGGGTGGAGATGGCTATGGCTGAGAATTGAAGGGCCAGTAAGATGAGCCTTAAAAAAGAGGgcaatcaaagaagaaataataacaGAGGAAGAAGATCCCATGCAACAAGCCCATGGATGATGTACCTGGTTCAGTAGGGACTAGTGCTAGCTTCTCTTTGAGATTGGGTCAGATCATCTTCTCTTCTGcttctcttcttttcatgtCTTTGGGTGTTGAATTCTACAGCTACACTGCTTTCTGGTAAACTCTGTTCTCTTCTTTTCATCTCATTCATGGAAGTTGATCTAGTATCTTCgattttgttgtttcttgttttgGTATTGCAAGACAGATGttacattttcaatttatttttcttcggGATAATCGAACGCAGATTTAGGAGGACACAGATTACCGTAAATCTTAAATTAACTCAATTGCTAGTTTCGATCATGAGTCAAAGCAACAACCTGTGATCGATAATGGAAATAGCCCGCCTTAAATTTTACATGATCTCTTACGTTTTGGTTACTGATATGTTGGTAGAAATGAGGAAATCTTTTGTTTTAGTGCtgtagatttttcaaaataatcctGGAAACAGAATTTGTCcactcaacaaatcaaagttccttaaatcttcttttttctgCTTAATTTGTGAAACCATAATGTCTAAGACCTTGTTTTTCCGAACCTAGTCAAGAGCTAAGAGCTTTGAGAAGTTTACTTCAATCAAATTACTAACTCTAGCCATTATATCGAAATGTATTATTTATCCCCTCAATTTGCCATTTCTGGTCTCAGCTTTCAAGCACGAAAAGTTTTCTTCCGTTAGATGAGCCcttgttgatgatttttctttttgtggccCCCACTTCCTGGCGCTGCGTTGCTTCTAGCATCTTTGACAATATTTCACCTgagtttaatttaatgttaaattagtTAATCAATGTCAGTATCTCTGTTAACTCCCCCTAATAGATCTCTTGCATTTCTCTTGTCCAAATAGTTTCAGGTTTTGTTCATCATCTACCTTCTTTCAAAAGTCTACCATCTTCTTCTACATGTCACGTATTTGTCGTCTCACAGAAAACCTTCAATGAAATGTAGTATAATTAGTGTGATGACTCATAATACAGAAACGGGATTCCACTCTGTCGATAAGGTAGTTTAACTACTGTGTTGGCTCCATGCGGTATGTTCCCTACTTTCTGTTTAGTGGAAAGCATGTGCTAGTGCCTAACTTTTTGTCCAAAAGTTCCAGCGACTTTAACCATCACTTTCTCAAGAAAGtcataaatattttgatcaaacaatGGCTGATTTTACTTGCACAATATCAATTGATCAGCATATTGAATCATCAGAGGCCCTTCATGGGTTTTTATGcttttataaaatcatatttttgctTTTCAGCTACTTAGTTACAATCATGGGTTTGGCTATTCCATGGAGTTTCACATTGGCAATAGTTGATGGATACTCTGTTCTGGTAAAATGCCCTATTCGACAACCGGGAATACTTCTGATTATTGTCCTTGGAGATTGGGTATGTTCCGTAGTGAATTATCCAAAATTAATTGATGCGGTGATTGGAACAAGTGACAAATTCCATCATGATACATGGCAGGTGTTATCAACTCTCATATTAGCCGCAGCATGCTCAACAGCTAGTGTTGTGGATCTCCTGCTCCACACTAATGGATCTCCTTGCCCTCCAAAGATTTGCAGCAGGTATCAAATATCGGCTGCCATGGCTTTCTTGTCTTGGTTTCTGTCTATGGCTTCATCTCTTTTCAATCTTTGGTTACTCCCTTCCTTGTGATTTTTCACTCGTAGTTCAAAGGCAAATTTTGCGATTAGTGCAAGATTGTTAATGGTTAGAAAATCCAAGTTCTGTACGTACACATGTTCAAAGTTTTGACAATTGTGGATCCAAAACCATATGGTTACAAATTTGTATATGTATTTGAGAAATTATACAAAAGCATTGTAATTAGGtttaaattaacttgataaaaaaccATCAATGTTTTGTACTTGATATGCAAAAAGGTTGAAAAATTGTAGTACAAACTGTTGTCGTTTTTCTGTCCAAAGCTCTCAGACGTGGGTATCCTCCAGAATTACTCCTGTTTCCTGATTCAAAACCAAAGGGCCCCTGTAATCAATCCTAAACCTTCCACAAACTCAACACTCCACTCGAATTTCTGCTGAGGTGATGCTAGGAGTAACTGAAGTTACTGTGGCCTGCTTGTGGGTAAAATATATCTTGCTCGTAACATCGACTTCCAATTAGGTGATTTGACATATCCACTTGGAATTCTATAACATCTGCTACCAGTTCTGTAAAGTTCAGCAATTAAGCAGAAGTTCAATAACAGCAGATTCCTGCATCTATGCACCACGTCggatcataatatttttttaatgccattttttttaatgctttgcAGACCAGTCAAACTCAAACTACAATATGTACATCAACAGCAACTTATCTTAACTAGCACGTGCACGAGAGGAAACACCCCTTAACATCccatttttatacaaaaacaacTCAAGGCAAACGGGTTTTTTCCCCCAGAAAAATCTAGCGATTTTATTGCTGCTCGAGGCATGTAACTTTAGAAAGTACAGTAATTTGTTCGGGAAGCTAACTTAAGCTTATGGCCAACAAGGTTAGCACCAATCTGAACATAAAATCACTCAACAGTTTTGCGGCAAACATATTATCTCCAACATTATGTTCCAGGCCTGCAGAAGGATATGGATCGATAATCTTTACGGCAGCATAAAACTCGTTCTATCAAATCTTAAGTGCCACTCTCTGGTTGTTCGCATTTATCACCAATGAACAGGCGACGTCGCATCAACAGAGAGAAGATTATTAAAGTCACCAAGTTGGCAGGTAACACCTAATTCTTCACGTCTCATTACTCTGCAAGTTCTTTTTTTCAGCAGTCATTGCTCTGACAAGGAGCAGAACAAATAGATTTCCTTGGTTGCAACGCACCAGAATCTGCtcatcttgatgaaaacaaacTCAATACCTACACgatgagaaataaatatattaacgaTGGGGGAAGACAAACATACGCGAACTCATCAATCATTATCTATCTCAACCATTGAATCCACCAAGAAAGGCTGCTTTCTGAATTCATTTGTAGCATACTTGACTCTGTTTACCTGCTAGACACCTATATGAACATGGACATTTGCATTCATATGAGAGTATTACTGTCAAGAATCAAGATGTTCTAGAGGACCATACACCACCAGCCATCCAATTAGCAAATATCATTTACCTGGTTGTCGCGTTCTCATCAATCATTATCTATCTCAACTATTGAATCCACCAGGCAAGGCTGCTTTCTGAGTTCATTTGTCGCATACTTGACTGTCATTTTATGTGTTACACACACCTATATTGCCATGGAGCATGTGCATTTCTTTGATTGTAAAAGACACAAAAAATGTAACTGTCAAGAATCAAGATGTTCTTGATGATCACACACCACCAGCCAGCCTTTTAGCAAATGTCATTTGCTAGCAAAATGCAGAGGCTGGCAGCACATCCATGGTGCTAAATGCTTTCAAAGATCCTTCCTTACAGAACATGCCCCTGTATTGAACAGTAAAGGGCAGAAATGAGGAAAAATGatttaacaaatcaaatttgCAGTGAAACCTGATCACAAACATGTAAGTTTAACAA
Coding sequences within it:
- the LOC118058715 gene encoding mitochondrial import receptor subunit TOM6 homolog — protein: MFPGLFMKKPDKAEALKQLRSHVAMFGAWVVVLRVTPYVLHYLSHEKDELKLEF
- the LOC118058716 gene encoding CASP-like protein 5C1 isoform X2, with protein sequence MDDVPGSVGTSASFSLRLGQIIFSSASLLFMSLGVEFYSYTAFCYLVTIMGLAIPWSFTLAIVDGYSVLVKCPIRQPGILLIIVLGDWVLSTLILAAACSTASVVDLLLHTNGSPCPPKICSRPVKLKLQYVHQQQLILTSTCTRGNTP
- the LOC118058716 gene encoding CASP-like protein 5C1 isoform X1, whose translation is MDDVPGSVGTSASFSLRLGQIIFSSASLLFMSLGVEFYSYTAFCYLVTIMGLAIPWSFTLAIVDGYSVLVKCPIRQPGILLIIVLGDWVLSTLILAAACSTASVVDLLLHTNGSPCPPKICSRYQISAAMAFLSWFLSMASSLFNLWLLPSL